A region of Flavobacterium indicum GPTSA100-9 = DSM 17447 DNA encodes the following proteins:
- a CDS encoding hemolysin family protein: MEIVIIFLLILLNGLFSMSEIALISARKNRLETAAKKGNTSAKTALDLANSPNKFLSTVQIGITLIGILTGIYSGDKVTEDVKLFFEGYEITQPYAHSIAVGVVVVTLTFFSLVLGELLPKRIGLNYPEGIAKAVAVPMRIVSTVTAPFVWLLTASTDLILDVLKIKPTADGKVTEEEIKAIIKEGTEVGEVQEIEQDIVERVFHIGDRKVNSLMTHRKGVVYLSLDDTFDEIKEKVLGELHSIYPLCNENLDEVVGVVLLKDLFANLEKGDFNLVEIKQDPVYFIENTSAYKALENFKKSKVHYALVTDEHGMFQGIITLNDILEALVGDAADFYDEEFQLVAREDGTWLVDGHYSLHDFLTYFDLDDLLNDYEVTTVSGLILTELGDIPKQGEKLIWNKLEFEVIDMDGVKIDKVLVSAIKE, encoded by the coding sequence TTGGAAATAGTCATAATCTTCTTGCTGATACTGTTAAATGGATTGTTTTCCATGTCAGAAATTGCACTCATATCGGCAAGAAAGAACAGGTTAGAAACCGCTGCCAAAAAAGGCAATACGAGTGCAAAAACGGCTTTAGATTTAGCCAATTCACCTAATAAATTTTTGTCAACGGTACAGATTGGTATCACGTTGATTGGGATTTTAACGGGTATTTACTCAGGAGATAAAGTTACAGAAGATGTAAAGTTGTTTTTTGAGGGATATGAAATTACTCAACCTTACGCACATTCAATTGCTGTAGGTGTTGTGGTTGTTACTTTGACTTTCTTTTCCTTAGTTTTAGGTGAATTGTTGCCTAAACGAATAGGGTTGAATTATCCAGAAGGTATTGCAAAAGCAGTTGCGGTTCCTATGAGAATTGTATCAACAGTAACGGCACCCTTTGTTTGGTTATTAACTGCTTCAACGGATTTAATTTTAGATGTATTAAAAATTAAACCTACCGCTGATGGGAAAGTAACCGAAGAAGAAATTAAAGCCATCATCAAAGAAGGTACTGAAGTAGGTGAAGTTCAAGAAATTGAACAAGATATTGTGGAACGTGTGTTTCATATTGGAGACCGAAAAGTAAATTCGTTAATGACCCACAGAAAAGGGGTAGTATATTTATCTCTCGATGATACTTTTGATGAAATAAAAGAAAAAGTATTGGGAGAATTACACTCAATATATCCTTTATGTAATGAAAATTTAGATGAAGTTGTTGGGGTAGTTTTGTTGAAGGATTTATTTGCTAATCTTGAAAAAGGCGATTTTAATTTAGTTGAAATAAAACAAGATCCGGTTTATTTCATAGAAAATACATCAGCTTACAAAGCATTAGAGAATTTTAAAAAATCAAAAGTACATTATGCTTTAGTTACAGATGAACACGGGATGTTCCAAGGAATTATTACCTTAAATGATATTTTGGAAGCTTTAGTGGGAGATGCTGCTGATTTTTATGATGAAGAATTTCAGCTTGTAGCGCGTGAAGATGGAACTTGGTTGGTTGACGGACATTACTCATTGCATGATTTCTTAACGTATTTTGATTTGGATGATTTGTTAAATGATTATGAAGTAACAACTGTTAGCGGGTTAATTTTAACAGAATTAGGCGATATCCCAAAACAAGGAGAAAAGTTAATCTGGAATAAATTAGAATTCGAAGTGATTGATATGGACGGTGTGAAGATTGATAAAGTTTTGGTTTCAGCTATTAAAGAGTAA
- the obgE gene encoding GTPase ObgE → MTEGNFVDYVKIYAASGKGGKGSSHLHREKFIEKGGPDGGDGGRGGHVILKGNKNLWTLFHLKFLRHVKAGHGGDGGSSRSTGADGEDKFIEVPLGTVVKDKETGEVLFEITEHDETKILAKGGKGGLGNWHFRSATNQTPRYAQPGLSGEEVDIILELKVLADVGLVGFPNAGKSTLLSVLTSAKPKIADYPFTTLKPNLGIVAYRDFQSFVIADIPGIIEGAAEGKGLGHYFLRHIERNSTLLFLIPADTEDIKKEYDILIDELRRYNPEMLDKDRLIVISKCDMLDDELQAEMKDQLDQDFKGMEYMMISSISQQNLQQLKDKLWKMLNQ, encoded by the coding sequence ATGACTGAAGGGAACTTTGTAGATTACGTAAAAATATATGCTGCTTCTGGTAAAGGAGGGAAAGGTTCTTCTCATTTACATAGAGAAAAATTTATTGAAAAAGGTGGGCCAGATGGAGGTGACGGTGGTCGTGGAGGTCACGTAATTTTAAAAGGAAATAAAAATCTTTGGACGTTATTTCACTTGAAATTTTTGCGTCATGTCAAAGCTGGTCATGGAGGTGATGGTGGAAGTAGCCGTAGTACTGGTGCTGATGGCGAAGATAAATTTATCGAAGTGCCACTAGGTACCGTTGTTAAAGATAAAGAAACAGGTGAGGTTTTGTTCGAAATTACCGAACACGATGAAACCAAAATACTGGCTAAAGGCGGAAAAGGAGGATTAGGAAACTGGCATTTTAGAAGTGCAACTAATCAAACTCCTCGATATGCTCAACCTGGGTTATCTGGAGAAGAAGTAGATATTATATTAGAATTAAAAGTGTTGGCCGATGTTGGTTTGGTTGGATTTCCTAATGCGGGTAAGTCAACTTTATTATCGGTCTTAACATCAGCGAAACCAAAAATTGCCGACTATCCTTTTACAACCTTAAAACCAAATTTGGGCATTGTAGCGTATCGTGATTTTCAATCTTTTGTTATAGCGGATATTCCTGGAATTATTGAAGGTGCAGCAGAAGGCAAAGGTTTAGGACATTATTTTTTGCGTCATATTGAAAGGAATTCAACATTGTTGTTTTTAATTCCTGCCGATACTGAAGATATTAAAAAAGAATACGATATTTTAATTGACGAGCTGAGAAGGTATAATCCTGAAATGTTAGATAAAGATCGATTAATTGTGATTTCAAAATGCGATATGTTAGATGACGAATTGCAAGCAGAAATGAAAGACCAGTTGGATCAAGATTTTAAAGGAATGGAATACATGATGATTTCATCTATTTCCCAACAGAACTTACAACAATTGAAAGATAAATTGTGGAAAATGTTAAATCAATAA
- a CDS encoding S46 family peptidase: protein MKKFIVSLIAAITLLPATVKADEGMWFLMFIERLNHRDMQKMGLQLTAEEIYSINHHSLKDAIVQFNGGCTAELISKDGLVLTNHHCGYDAIAELSTAEKNHLKNGFWAKNRTEELKPSSLFVRFFVRMDDCSKRILAVVNDKMTEAEREKAINAEIAKIEKENNEGGKYTVSVRSFFQGNEFYYFVYQDYKDVRLVGTPPESLGKFGGDTDNWEWPRHTADFSMFRIYADANGNPAEYSPNNVPLKPKHHLPVNLGGVKENDFAMILGYPGRTNRWMPAGGIEQNVKFAYPAWVEGSKTGMDQMKKYMVQSDALNLIYASKFAGVANYWKNRQGMIDALTKFQTAKAKAAQEAKFDKWANKPENKEKYGNVVATINNYYKLTNEKSRHDNYLQQLFRTSAFGTISRSLGRQLEAYAKADATKRAQMAPGILEMVDEMYKELYLPAEKDILAAQLKLYASKSTGYAIAPSVDKLAKENNGDFTKYVNALFDLSIFTSKDRIRAFLDLPSETMLANDPLNVLSNDLLTHFNSKSDEIAKAQNDFGAAYRKLVQGLRESKIGEIKYPDANSTLRLTYGKVRSLPADKRNDATINNYTTLAGQVKKYKKGDLEFDLPTKVLEMNAKKEFGRYADKDGSLHVCFLTDNDITGGNSGSPVLNGKGELIGLAFDGNIEAMAGDVIFDKKLQRTINVDIRYVLWVIENFSGAKHIVDEMTIVK, encoded by the coding sequence ATGAAAAAATTTATTGTATCCTTAATCGCAGCAATTACTTTGCTACCAGCAACAGTAAAGGCAGATGAAGGGATGTGGTTCTTAATGTTCATTGAAAGATTGAACCACAGAGATATGCAAAAAATGGGGCTTCAGTTAACGGCTGAAGAGATTTACAGCATTAACCACCACAGTTTAAAAGATGCAATTGTGCAGTTTAATGGCGGTTGTACTGCAGAATTAATTTCTAAAGATGGTTTAGTGTTAACCAATCACCACTGTGGATATGATGCAATTGCTGAATTGTCTACAGCTGAAAAAAACCACTTAAAGAATGGATTTTGGGCAAAAAATAGAACAGAGGAATTAAAACCTTCTAGTTTATTTGTTCGTTTCTTCGTTAGAATGGACGATTGTTCTAAAAGAATTTTGGCTGTTGTTAATGATAAAATGACTGAAGCTGAAAGAGAAAAAGCAATCAATGCTGAAATTGCTAAAATTGAAAAAGAAAATAACGAAGGAGGTAAATATACTGTTTCAGTTCGTTCGTTTTTCCAAGGTAATGAATTTTACTATTTTGTTTACCAAGATTATAAAGATGTTCGTTTAGTAGGAACACCTCCTGAAAGTTTAGGTAAATTTGGTGGTGATACTGACAACTGGGAATGGCCACGTCATACTGCCGATTTCTCTATGTTCAGAATCTATGCAGACGCAAATGGAAATCCAGCAGAATATTCTCCAAACAATGTGCCTTTAAAACCGAAACATCACTTACCAGTTAACTTAGGTGGAGTAAAAGAAAATGATTTCGCTATGATTTTAGGGTATCCAGGTAGAACAAATCGATGGATGCCAGCTGGTGGAATTGAGCAAAACGTGAAATTTGCTTATCCAGCTTGGGTAGAAGGATCTAAAACGGGAATGGACCAAATGAAAAAATACATGGTTCAATCTGATGCTTTAAACTTAATTTATGCTTCAAAATTTGCAGGAGTAGCTAATTACTGGAAAAACCGTCAAGGTATGATTGATGCTTTAACTAAATTCCAAACAGCAAAAGCTAAAGCAGCTCAAGAAGCAAAATTTGATAAATGGGCAAATAAACCAGAAAACAAAGAAAAATATGGTAATGTTGTAGCAACAATCAATAACTATTATAAGTTGACTAATGAAAAGTCACGTCATGATAATTATTTACAACAATTATTTAGAACTTCAGCTTTTGGAACAATTAGCCGTTCATTAGGAAGACAATTAGAAGCATATGCTAAAGCAGACGCAACGAAGAGAGCACAAATGGCTCCAGGAATCTTAGAAATGGTAGATGAAATGTATAAAGAATTATACCTACCAGCTGAAAAAGATATCTTAGCGGCTCAATTAAAATTATACGCCTCAAAATCAACAGGATATGCTATTGCGCCTTCAGTTGATAAATTAGCAAAAGAGAATAATGGCGATTTTACTAAATATGTGAATGCCTTATTTGATTTAAGTATTTTCACTTCAAAAGATAGAATCAGAGCATTCTTAGATTTACCGAGTGAAACGATGTTAGCAAATGATCCATTAAATGTTTTATCTAATGACTTGTTAACACACTTTAATTCAAAATCAGATGAAATTGCTAAAGCTCAAAATGATTTTGGTGCGGCATATAGAAAATTAGTTCAAGGATTACGTGAGTCAAAAATTGGTGAAATTAAATATCCAGATGCAAACTCTACATTACGTTTAACATACGGAAAAGTAAGATCTTTACCGGCAGATAAACGAAATGATGCAACAATTAACAACTATACTACTTTAGCGGGTCAGGTTAAAAAATACAAAAAAGGAGATTTAGAATTTGATTTGCCTACTAAAGTATTAGAAATGAACGCTAAGAAAGAATTTGGTCGTTATGCAGATAAAGACGGTTCTTTACACGTTTGTTTCTTAACAGATAATGATATTACTGGTGGTAATTCAGGTTCTCCAGTATTAAATGGTAAAGGTGAGCTAATTGGTTTAGCATTTGATGGAAACATTGAAGCTATGGCTGGTGACGTAATCTTTGATAAAAAATTACAAAGAACAATAAACGTTGATATTCGTTACGTATTATGGGTGATTGAGAATTTCTCAGGAGCTAAACATATTGTTGATGAAATGACAATTGTTAAATAG
- a CDS encoding tetratricopeptide repeat protein, with translation MAIKLFNDKKFNESKSLFEAHLKANPNDLKALEYLGDIAGYQKKWDEAIYYYEKLKKKVPTNADFQYKYGGALGMKAKNVNKMKALGMIDDIEEAFLTAAKLDKKHIDARWALVMLYLELPAIIGGSEAKAKKYADELLLISRIDGYLAHGYIEIYFKRYKKAEPLYVAAHRLGNSKTTFEKLYDLYLNKLKDKVKAQQLKEEYTK, from the coding sequence ATGGCTATTAAACTTTTTAATGATAAAAAATTTAATGAGTCAAAATCTTTATTTGAAGCGCATTTAAAAGCTAATCCAAATGATTTAAAAGCACTAGAGTATTTAGGTGATATTGCTGGTTATCAAAAAAAATGGGATGAGGCTATTTACTATTATGAAAAATTGAAGAAAAAAGTTCCAACGAATGCCGATTTTCAATACAAATATGGTGGTGCATTAGGTATGAAGGCAAAAAATGTAAATAAAATGAAAGCATTAGGTATGATTGATGATATTGAAGAAGCCTTTTTAACTGCCGCAAAATTGGATAAAAAACATATTGATGCCAGATGGGCTTTGGTGATGTTGTATTTAGAATTACCAGCAATTATTGGAGGAAGCGAAGCTAAAGCAAAAAAGTATGCAGATGAACTTTTGTTGATTTCAAGAATAGACGGTTATTTGGCTCATGGATATATCGAAATATATTTTAAAAGATATAAAAAAGCCGAACCTTTATATGTAGCTGCTCACAGATTAGGGAATTCAAAAACTACTTTTGAAAAATTATATGATTTATATTTAAATAAATTAAAAGATAAAGTCAAAGCACAACAATTAAAAGAAGAGTATACAAAATAA